In Anaerococcus prevotii DSM 20548, the genomic window CCTAATGGAAGATGGCAAGGCTAAGGGAGTTCTTGCGGAAACAAATAAGGGAGATCTTACAGTAAATGCTAAGGCAGTTATAGTTGCAAGTGGTGGATTCGGTGCCAATATGGACATGGTTGTAGAATATAAGCCAGAACTTGAAGGCTACGTATCTACAAATGCTAAGTCAATTACCGGAGATGCTGTTAACTTCCTCAAAGAAGCTGGAGCAAACTTCATAGACATGGATCAAATCCAAATCCATCCAACAGTTGTCCAAAAAGACGGATCTCTAATATCAGAAGGCCTAAGAGGAGAAGGGGCAATCCTCCTTAACCAAAAGGGAGAAAGATTTGTAGATGAGCTTGAGACAAGAGACTTTGTATCCAAGACTATCCTAGACCAAGAAGGAAAAGCAGCTTATCTTCTAGTTGATCAAAAGATGATGGATGAGTCAGCTACTATCCAAAAATACTACGACAAGGGCCTACTAGAAAAGGCAGAAGACTACAAGGCTATTGCTGAAATTATAGGATGCGATGAAGAGACAGTTAAGAATTCTATAGAAAAATGGAAGGAAATCTGTGCCAACAACGAAGACCCTGACTTTGGAAGAAAGGGCATGGATAAGTCAAAATCCGACCTATCTAAGGCTCCTTACTATCTAGTTAAAATCGCTCCAGGAATCCACCACACCATGGGCGGAGTCGAAGTAAACACAAACTCAGAAGTAATATCCAAAGAAAGTGCACCAATTCCAGGCCTATACGCTGCAGGCGAAGTTACAGGAGGAGTTCACGGGGCAAATAGACTCGGTGGCAATGCTGTAACTGACATAGTAGTATTCGGAAGAAACGCTGCCAAGTCAGCAGAAGAATATATAAAAGAAAATAACTAAGCTTATGAGCTTTTGCAAGATATATCATTTTCGGATGACCTATCAAGCGAAAGCTCTTTTTGATTTCACTTGAGTTAAATAGGGAGAAAACAAAAGATAGAAATAAGGATTAGGAGAAATATAATATATATGATATTAGTTTAACTAGTCTATTAAAGTTTAAGAATAAGATTAATTTACTAAGGAGAGATAAGTGAAGAAAAAATATATAATTTTACTAGGCCTTTGCCTAATTTTTCTCATAGGAGGCTTGAATTTTGTTAAAAGGGATTCGAAGTTTGACCTAGAGGATTCTAAAAGCAAGGCTGTTTACATATATAATCTTACAGATGATAAAAAAGTCTACGGAAAAAATGAAAATAAGCCTCTCCCCATGGCATCTCTAACTAAAATCATGACCCTTCTTGTAAGTCTCGACCATGTTTCTAACCTAGGAGAGCTTGCACCAATTGACTATGATTCCTATATGAGGGCTGTCAGTGAAAATGCCTCTATGGCGGGCTTTCTTGCAAATGAGACAACGACCTACCGAGACCTCATGTATGGGACAATACTAGCATCTGGAGCAGAAGCAGCAGATTCCCTTGCAATCAATGTGGCAGGAAGCATAGATTCGTTTGTAGATCTTATGAATGAAAAAGTAGGAGAGCTTAATCTAGAAAATACCTCCTACGCCAATGCCGATGGGATGGATGATAGGAGAAACTTCCAGTCGGCTAAAGATTGTGCTATGCTTATCAAATATGGCCTAGAAGATGGTAATTTCAGGGCAATTTTCACTAAGAGAGACTACCTATCTCAAGCGACAAATGAACATCCAGACGGAGTCTACATAGAAAGTACAATATTTTCTCATCTTAAGGATTATGAAGAAAATGGATTTGAGATTATTGGAGGCAAGAGTGGAACTACAGACGAGGCTGGACTCTGCTGGGCGACCCTTGCCGAAAAAGATGGGAAGGAATATATAATAGTTGTCATGGGAGTTTCTTTTTCAGATATTGATGACCTTCCAGATGCCCATATCAGAGAGACCCTAGAATATTTAGAGAGAATCTAATTAATAATGACTATCAATTCATATATTTTTAGGTAAAATACTAGTGAGGTGAAAAAATGATTAACAAAGATAAATTTAAAGACTTAGACGAGAAATTTTATGCCGACAGGGCAAATGTGATTGCCCAAAGTGCAGTAACAAGAAACGGAATTACAGAAGCTGCAATCGACCCTGACGTGATCAAGGACATTCGCCACTCTTTTTCGATTGAGCTTAAGCAAGGAGAGATAACAGACCAAAAGCAATCCGGTCGTTGCTGGATGTTCTCCGCCCTAAACACCATGAGATATAGGATAATCAAGGATTACAATCTTGAGACTTTCGAGCTTTCCCAAGCCTATCCTTTATTTTTCGATAAGCTAGAAAAGAGCAATTATTTCCTAGAATCTATAATAAAAACTGTAGACGAAGACCTCCAAGGAAGACTAGTAAAACACATCTTAGCTGATCCTTTGGGAGATGGTGGCCAATGGGACATGTTCGTAAACTTAGTCAACAAATACGGAGTTGTACCAAAATACGCCATGCCTGAAGTGAAATCTTCATCTGCTACCAGAGAGATGGACGCCTATCTTACCAAAATGCTAAGATCTTTTGCCAAAGACTTAAGAAATGCCCACAAAGAGGGAAAGAGCCTAGAAGACTTAGAGGCTATGAAAGATGGATTTAACGAAGATATCTACAGGGCCCTAAGCGTAGTTTTGGGAACTCCACCAAAGAAAATTGACTTTGAGGCAAGGGATAAGGACGATAATTATATAAATGAGACAGACCTTACTCCTAAGGAATTTTTCGACAAATATGTAAAGATGAATCTAGACGATTATATTTCTTTAATAAATGCCCCTACCGGAGATAAGCCATTTAACGAAACTTTTACGGTGGATTTCCTGGGCAATGTCGTAGAAGGTAAGGAAGTTAAATACCTAAATCTTCCTATAGACGAACTAAAAAAGGCCGCTATCAAGCAACTTAAGGACGGATTTCCTGTATGGATGGGCTGCGATGTAGGCCAAAGCTTTATCAGAGAGGAAGGAATCCTTGATACCAAAGCCTTTAATATCAAAGAAATCTTCGACCTAGACTTTGAGATGACTAAGGAAGAAAGACTTGACTACTCAGAAAGCTTGATGACTCACGCCATGGTATTTACAGGAGTTGACCTAGACGAAGATGGAAATCCAGTAAGGTGGAAGATAGAAAACTCTTGGGGAGATAGGGCAGGAAACAAGGGCTATCTAGTAATGAGCGATGCTTGGTTTGATGAATATATGTATCAAATCGCAGTAGATAAGAAATATCTAACAGAAGATCAGAGAAAAGCCTGGGACAAGGACCCAATCCACCTAAAACCTTGGGATCCTATGGGATCTCTTGCAAGATAAAGTTAAGGGCCTTTGGGCCTTTTTCTTTTGGGCTTAAATTTCACTTTTCCTGAAATTTATTATAAGATAGGAGTAAGAAAAAGATAGAGGAGATTTTATGGAAAAAATTTTATTTCTAGAAGGAAAATATAGGGAGAAAATCTGGGGAGGCAAGAGACTTAGGGAAATTTATTCTTACGATATTCCTTCAGATAATACTGGAGAATATTGGGCGATTTCCGATATGGGAGATATGAGTTCTATTATTACTAATGGAGAATTTAAGGGGAAAAGCTTAGAAGAAGTCTACCAAAAGCACAAAGACCTTTTTGGAAATCCGAAAGAAGCTACCCTTCCCCTCCTTGTTAAGATTATAGATGCAAACACTGACCTATCAATCCAAGTCCACCCAGATGATACTATGGCAAGAGAGCTTGAAAACTCTAGGGGAAAGACCGAATGCTGGTATGTCCTAAACGAAGAGCCTGCCTCAATTATCTACGGCCTTAAGGTAGATGATAAAAACGAGGCTATAAAACTCATTGACGAGAGAAAGTGGGATGAGCTTTTAAGAGAAGTCCCAGCGAGGAAAGGAGATTTCTTTTTCGTAGAAGCAGGCACAGTCCATGCCATAAAGAAGGGGTCTCTAATCTTAGAAATTCAACAAGCAAGTGATATAACCTACAGGCTCTATGACTATGATAGAAAAGACGATAATGGGAAACTTAGAGACCTTCACCTAGAAGAATCCAAGAAGGCGATTAAAATAAATGAAAACAAAGAAGAAATTGAAGAATTTAAAATAGAAGGCCTTAAGGGAAGGGTTCTTACCCAAAATAAATACTTTGAAGTTTATGAATATAAGATAGAAGGAAGAAGTGAATTTATAAAAGAAAATCCTTATAGCCTTTGGAGTGTAGTTGGTGGACGTGGAGAGATTTTAATAGATGGAAAGTCTTATGGGATAAAGAAGGGAGACTTTTTTATTCTAACAGATGAGGTGAAAAAATTTGAGCTTAGAGGAGAAATAAGTCTTGTAGAATCCTTTACGGTAGAGGATAAAACATTTGCATAAGCAATAAATGAAAATATTTTCAAAAGATGCAAGGAATGGATAAATATACTGAAAATGTGTTTATTACTCCATTTCCTTGCATTTTTTATGCGGATATTATAAAATAATATTAGCGATAAGCGAATTTACATAATAGTAAATCCTTTTCATAAATTATATGTAAGGAGTAAGAATGGCGAATTTAAAATTAGAACACATAGATAAAATTTATCCTAATGGAGTTCAGGCAGTATTTGATTTTAATTTAGAAATTGAAGATAAGGAATTCATAGTTTTTGTAGGACCTTCTGGTTGTGGAAAGTCTACAACACTTAGAATGATTGCAGGCCTTGAGGAAATTTCTGAGGGGAATTTATACATTGACGGCGAGCTTATGAATGAGGTAAGTCCCAAGAATAGAAATATCGCTATGGTATTTCAAAACTACGCCCTCTATCCACACATGACAGTTTTTGACAACATGGCCTTTGGTCTTAAGCTTCAAAAGGTAGACAAGGCTGAGATTAAGAAAAAGGTAGAAAGAGCAGCAGAAATGCTCGAGTTGACTAATCTTTTGGATAGAAAGCCTGCGGCCTTATCTGGAGGACAAAGACAAAGAGTTGCCCTAGGGCGAGCCATAGTAAGGGAAGCTGATATCTTCCTTATGGATGAGCCTCTATCTAACCTAGATGCTAAGCTTAGGGTTCAGATGAGAACAGAAATATCCAAAATTCATGACCAGCTTGATACTACAACTATTTACGTAACTCACGATCAGACTGAGGCTATGTCAATGGCTTCAAGGATTGTAGTAATGAAAGATGGCTATATGCAACAGGTTGGAACTCCAGAGGAAATCTATGACTCTCCAGCTAATATTTTCGTTGCAAACTTTATTGGTTCTCCTCCAATGAACTTCTTTAATGGAAAAGTAGTAAATTCCAAGATTCAAGTTGGTAATGATGATATTCCAGTAACTAATGAGCAAAAAGAAGCTTTAAAATCCTACGAAGCTAAGGAAATAATAGTTGGAATAAGACCAGAATCTTTTTCTATTAATACCGAAGGGAAAAGCGCTAAATCAATCAAAGCAAGGATAGAAAATATAGAAATGCTTGGGGATGAATCTATCCTTTATGCAAGAGCAGAAGAAGCTGCAAGCCAGATAGCAGTAAAGGTCCAAGGAAAGTTTAAAGGAATAGATAAAAACGACGAGATTAATCTAGATATAAACTTGGATGAAATCCACCTATTCGATAAAGATACGTCAATGAGAATTGTATAATGGAAGCTCTATCGAAATCTTTGGGCAAAGTCGGAGAGCTTATACTCTTCGTCCTTTTGTCTATAGTATATACTAGCTTGATAATCTCGCCTTTGATTTTGGTAAATCTTCTAATCGAAGGGAGTCTTATTAGATATATTTTATTATTTATTCCCCTGATTGGACTTTTGGGCCTAGCTTTGGAAAGGGAACTTATAGCGGTAAAGGCGGTTTTTATAGATTATAAGTCCTATTATAGGCCTTATTTTAAAGATGTTTTCGGACAAGGTTTCATCAAAAAGTATTTGACTTATTCATTGATATTTAGTCTCTACTTTTACTTCTCTGACGCCTTGAGAATCCTAGAAAGTGATGCGCTAATCCTCTTTGTATTTAGGATATTTTTAAGCCTAATATTTAGAAATATTATTTTTTATACAATACTTCAAAGGGCTTTTAGGGAAGACATTGGATTCATCAAGACTATCAAGAATTCTTGCTTATTAACATTTAGATTCCCAATATATGCAATTATTATCGGCTTTGTCCGGGAAGTTATAGAAAGTTTACTTGTTACAAATATTCTTTGGACTTATGTCTTAGTAATTATAATTGGATTTTTGGGAACTTTCATAAATGAGACTAAAGTCAAGAACTTATAAGGAAGGTTAAAATGGAAAATAAAAATCAGGGTCAAGTAAAAGTAATTGACCAAAAGGAATTAGAAAGAAGAAAGAAAAAAGCCAAAAAACCATTTAGCCAAAGATTTAAGAAGAATCTACCTCTTATGGCCTTCTGTCTACCAGGCTTTATTTGGTTTGCCATAATGAGCTATTTGCCTATGTTTGGGGTAATTATCCCCTTTAAGGACTACAAGGTTTTTTCTAAGAATTTCTTCTATAATCTCTTTCATAGCGAATGGATTGGATTTGATAACTTCAAATTCTTCTTCCAAAGCAATGACGCTTGGGTTATCATAAGAAATACGATTTTGTACAATGCTTGCTTTATAGTTGTAAATATAGTTCTTGCTATGTTTACCGCCATAGCTCTTCATGAGCTTTTAAATAGAAAAGCTGCGAAGTTCTATCAGACCTCGCTCTTTCTGCCATATTTCTTATCTTGGGTTGTAATCTCTTATGCAGTATTTGCCTTTCTATCACCAGATAAGGGCTTGATAAATTCTCTTATTATGAAATTCGGTGGAAGAAGTAAGAATTGGTACACAACCAAGACTTGGTGGCCAGTATTTTTGGTAATCATTAATGCTTGGAAAGGCCTAGGTTATAATACAGTAGTTTACCTATCAGCCCTATCAGGAATTGATAAGACCTACTACGAGGCGGCTGTAATGGACGGAGCAAGTAAGTGGGAACAGATAAAATATATCACTATACCAATGCTAAAGCCTGTTGTTACTGTTTTATTTATAATGAGTCTTGCTAATATATTTAGGGCAGACTTTGGTTTGTTCTACCAAGTTCCAAGAGATTCGGGACCTTTGTATTCAGTTACAAACGTAATCGATACCTATGTATTTAGGGCCCTTATGAAAAATGGAGACATAGGCCTATCATCAGCCGTATCGCTTCTCCAATCAGCAGTTGGAGCAGTCCTAATAATAGGTGCCAATAAGATTGTCAAAAAATATGATCCACAAAGATCACTTTTCTAGGAGGATATATGCAAAAAGTAAATAAGAAAAAGCATTTTGATCCCTTAGAAGTAAGTAAGGGAGCTAATATAGGATTAAATATATATCTTATACTACTAACTATATCAGCGATTTTACCCTTCCTATTTGTATTTATAATATCAATTACGGATGAGTCAACACTTGCGATAAATGGCTATAGTTTATTTCCAGAAAAAATCAGCTTCGATGCCTACAAGCTAATTTTTAGCTCTGGTTCATCGATAGTTCAAGCCTACAAGGTATCGATATTTATAACAGTGGTTGGTGTAATATTAGCCCTAATCCTTACGACCCTATATGCTTATGCCCTATCAAGAGATGACTTTGAATTCAAGGGATTTTTTACAAAAGTCTCAACTATTCCAATGTTATTTTCCGGAGGGCTTGTAGCAAGTTATCTAGTAATGACGCAATTTTTGGGTCTTAGAAATTCGGTATGGGCACTTATCCTCCCCCTACTTCTAGGAACCTTTAATATAATAATAATGAGGACATTTTTTCAAACAAGTATACCAAAAGCCTTGATTGAGGCGGCGACGATCGATGGAGCCAATGAATTTCAAATATTTTTCAAAGTAGTGCTTCCCCTATCCTTGCCAGTACTTGCAACAATTGGACTATTCTTAACATTAGGTTATTGGAATGATTGGTATAACGCTATGCTGTACATAGACGACTTAGATAAAATACCTGTCCAATATCTCTTAATTAGAATACAAAATTCAACGGCCTTCCTCGCATCAAGAGGTAGCCAAATAGGAGGTGTAGCGAATCAGGCGATGAAAACTTTGCCACAGGAGACTTTGAGGATGGCTATAGTAGTTATAACAACTGCGCCAATTGCAATAACATATCCATTCTTCCAAAGATACTTCATAAGTGGCCTAACACTGGGAGCAGTTAAGGAATAATTCATTAATAAGGAGGGAAAAATGAATTTAGTTAAAAAATTTGCTTACACATCAATGGCTCTAATGCTTGCTCTAGGCATTTCAGCTTGCGGAAACAATGACGGAAATGTAGAAGATGAAAACAAAACCGAAACTAGTGAAAGCGTAGAAAACAAAGAAAACAAAGACGATAAAAAAGATAAAAATGCTAAAGATGACGAAGTTCCTACCTTAACTTATCTTAATATAGGAACCCCGCAAGCAGGAACGGAAGAGACAGTAAGTAAGATTAACGAATACCTTGATGAAAAAGAAGCTGGTTATCACTTAAATCTAATCTTCTATGATTGGGGAGATTATGAACAAAGACTTCAACTTGCTTCATCAACAGGAGAAGATTGGGATCTAGCCTTTACTGCAAGCTGGGCAGGACCTTACAAGACTCTAGTATCACAAAACGCCTTGATGGATCTAACTGACTTAATGGAAGGCAAGGAATTTGTTGATTTAATCAATCCTGATATGCTAAAAGGTGTTAGTGTAGACGGCAAAGTTTACGGAATCCCTGCAGCATATCCTGGAGTTGTTGCAGCTAACCAATTTGTATGGACAAAGAGCATGGTTGATAAATATAATATCGACTACAAGAATATCCAAAATATAGACCAATTAGAGCCTATCTTTGAAGAAGTAAAAGAAAAAGAAGGTATGCAATATCCATTTGGCGTATCTAAGGACTTCTTGTTCGCTATGCCAGAGCCTGTATATCAAGTTACAGATGGGGTAGCTGTAAGAGAAGAAGATGGCAAGCTTAAGGCTTACAACTTATATGCGGATGATCTTTATAAAGAACAAATCATGAAGATGAAAGATTATATGGACAAAGGATACATCTCACCATCAGCTCCACAAGTTGAGCCAGGAACAGTAATGCCAGAAAACGAAGTTCTACTAACAGAAGGTGAAGGAGAACCAGGATCTGCCGCTATATGGTCAGTTGCACCACGTAACGAAGTAGTATCAAATATAATTGGAGATAAGGTTCTTATATCTAACGACAAGGCTACAGGAAAGATGATTTCCATCAACTCACAAACTGATAAGGCAGAACTTGCAATGGACTTTATCAACAGAATGTTCACAGATAAAAACCTACAAGACATGCTATCTTACGGTGTTGAAGGCAAAAACTTCGAGTACAAAGACGGAAAAGTTGTAAAACACAATAAGGATTCTGATGGAATAGATAACGATTACGATGTACCATCATTTACCTTCCTATGTGCATTTAACAGAACTCCACTAGAGGGAGCTCCTGGAATTGGCGATGAAGAATTCGATAAGGAAGCAAAAGAATTTGAAGATAAACTAGTAGCATCTCCAGTATTAGGATTTACCCTAGACGAATCAAAGATAGCAACAGAAATAGCAAATGTTCAACAAACACAAAGCGAATACACCATCAACCTTAAGACAGGTGCCTTTGACGAAAGCTACTATCAAGAATTCTTAGATAAACTAAATACAGCAGGAATCGAAAAGGTAATAGAAGAAGTACAAGCACAATTAGATAATTGGGAAGGCGCTGATAAGCAATAAAAGAAAGCAGGAGAGATGAATTTACTAAAAAAACTTAGCATAAGCACACTCCTAGTTGGACTTAGCTTAAGTCTTTCTAGCTGCACAGCTTCCGATAATAAAGAAAAGTCCAAAAAAGCTTCAGAAGAGCTTCCTACCATAACTTATTATGATGTAGGAACTCCACAAGAAGATACAGGAGAGGTGGTAGAAGCTATAAATGAATATCTAGATAAATCTGATGCAGGATATCACCTAAACCTACAATTTTTCGATTGGGGCGAATATGAACAAAGACTTCAGCTTGCGTCAAATGCGGGAGATGACTGGGATATAGCCTTTACAGCTAACTGGTCTGGTCCTTATAAAAACTTGGTAGAGAAGGGAGCCTTTGCTGACATAACGGATCTTATAGATGAAAAAGGTCAAGCTATAAAAGATTCTCTTTCAGAAGACGTATTAAAGGGAGCTTCTATTGAAGGAAGACTATATGGTGCGCCAGCAGCTGCTAAAAATGTTGTTCCAGGCAATTATTTCGTTTGGAATAAAGCTTATGTAGATAAATATAAGATTGATATAGATAGTGTAAAGACTATAAAAGACCTTGAACCTTATCTTAAAGAGGTCAAGGAAAATGAAGCGAGCGTCGATTATCCTTTCAACATAGTAAGTGATTTCCTCCTTCAAACACCAACTCCACAGTCTGAAGCGACACCAGGAGTTGCCGTAAAAGAAGAAAATGGAAAGCTCATCGCCTACAATAGCTGGGCTGACCCAGAGCTTAAGAAACAATTAGACGTCCTAAAAGACTACATGGACAAGGGTTATATTAACCCATCAGCTCCTCAGATGAATGCGGGAGATGGAGAAGAAGGTGATAGGTGGCTAGTAACAAAAGCCGAAGGAGGTCCAGATTCGGATGGGATTTGGTCTAACTCCTTCAAGAGCGAAGTCATATCCTCCCCAGCAGGTAACAAAACAATAGTAACAAATCAAAAAGCTACTGGTTCTCTTGCCGCTATTAACTCCCAATCTGAGCACAAAGAATTGGCTATGGATTTTCTAAATAGAATGTATAGCGATAAGGAGCTTATGAGATATCTAACCTATGGAATAGAAGGCAAGCACTATGATTTAGTAGATGGAAAGGTTGAAAAGTACGAAGATACTAAATATGACGTACCAGCCTTTACCTTCCTAGCCTCTGAAAATATGACACCACTTACTACATCTGAAGATTCTGACACGCCAGAAGCTAAGGAAAAACTAGATAAGTTTTTAGAGAATTTAGAGCCTTCTCCTATACTAGGTTTCAACTTTGATAGGAAAAGCGTTGAAAGCGAGGCAGGAAATGTTGAACAGACAATTTTCGAATACGAGAAAAATCTCAAAACAGGTGCCTTTGATGAAGACTATTATCAAGAATTCTTAGATAAGCTTAATACTGCTGGAATTGATAAGTTGATAGAAGAAGTCCAAAACCAATTAGATAATTGGGATAGGAAATAGAAGTGAAAAAGACTTATGTTTAGGCATAGGTCTTTACTTTTGCAAACTATAATGAAAATTGTTTCATTTATTGGAAGTTTTTTTGAGAAATTAGAAAAGATTTAGGAGTTAATATGTTAGAAAAAAGAGGCCTTATTGAAGGGTTCTATGGAATCCCTCGGAGCTTTGAAGAAAGAATGTCTATGATTGGCTTTCTATCTGATATTGATATGAACCAATATGTCTATGCACCAAAGGATGACCCTTACCACAATGTAAAATGGAGAGAGCCTTATCCAGATGAGAAATTAGCCGAGATAAGTGAGCTTGCCAGTCTTTCAAAAAATAAGGGAGTCGACTTTGTTTGGGCTATTCATCCAGGGCAAAATTTGATTGATTTTAACTTGTATGAAGAAGAAATTGATAAGTTATTTACTAAATACGATAGTCTTCATAAGGCTGGTGTGACCTCATTTGCTCTTTGCATGGACGATATAGATAGGGACTTAGCCTATGAGCAAAGAGAATTTCATTTAAGATTAGTGAAAGATATCTTAAAGAAACTTAAAAGTTATGAAAACGAAAAACTTTTGTTTGTCCATCCTTGGTATAACAGTGCCTGGATTGATGAGAAGGGGGAGGAATACTTTAAGCTATTCAGAAATCTAGATAATTTAGAAATTATGTGGACAGGCTATGACGTAGTTGTTCCTATAACAAAAACTTCCCAAGAAAGATTTACAGAGATTTCCCAAAAAGAAGCCAACATTTGGTTTAACTGGCCTGTAAATGACTATCTAAGAGATAGAATATTTATGGAAATATTTGAGTTTTATGATTCAAGCGAGATAAACTACAAGTCAATCCTAACAAACCCGATGAATCAGGCAGAGCTAAGCAAGATATCTATCTATCAAATAGGAGAATTTGCCAAAGATCCAGCTGGCTTCGTCCCTATCGAATCTTTCAAAAGGGCCTTAGGCTATATAGATGAAAAAGTAGCTTCTGAGCTTTTTATAATAGCTGATTCCTTCTTTGCCTCAGGAGTTTACGATAGATTTGAGGATAAGAAATATAGGGAAGATTATGAGATTGGACTAGCTTATAGACAAAAAGATTTTGAAAAAGTTAAAAGCTTAATTGATAAGAAATTAGTTGCCATAGACTCCTACTTCAAAAACCGCACCAATGATAAATTGTACATGGAAGTAAAACCGTTTTTTACCTCCCTATCATATCTATTGGCAGCTGTTAAGGCAGCGATAGATAAAGACTTTAAGAAAGCCTCAAGCCTATATGAAAAGTGTGGGGAGTGTAAGGTAAAAATCTATAAAGAATTTAGCTTAGATACTATAGAATATAGGAAGGTCAAAACTTCTAGAGTCTTAATGAAAATCTACGAAGAGCTTATGGAGGAAGTAGAAAAATGAAAAAGACTATCCACATAGTAAGCCATACTCACTGGGACAGGGAATGGTACATGCCCTATGAGAAGCACCATATGCGCCTAATAGACCTTATGGATGGGGTGATAGAAGCCTTCAAGGATCCTGATTTTAAGTATTATTGGCTTGATGGCCATTACCTTCCTATAGAAGACTATCTAGAAGTTAAGCCAGAAAATAGGAAGATAATCGAGGAATTAATTGAGGCCGGTAAGCTTAAGCTAGGTCCTTGGTATATCTTGCAAGATGCCTTTCTCACGAGTGGAGAATCTAATATCAAAAATCTAAGTCTAGGAATTAAAAGTATAGAAAAATGGGGAAAGCCTTCGATGATTGGCTATTTCCCAGATACTTTTGGCAATATTGGTCAGGCTAGCCAAATTCTTCAAAAAGCAGGAATAAAGGTCGCCTACTTTGGAAGAGGGGTCAAGGCTACAGGCTTTGATAATGTGGTTATAGATGATTTCACTTCCAAAAACTCAGAGATTTATTGGAGGTCTCCTAATGGAGACGAGGTCTTGGGGATTCTTTTTGCTAACTGGTATAGCAATGGACTAGACATTCCAGAAAATGAGCTAGAGCTTAAAGCTTATATGGATCAAAAGATTTTAGATATGGAAAAGTACGCCTCAACTAATCAATTGCTCTTGATGAACGGTTGCGACCATTCACCTGTTCAAAAAAACATAGGCCAAATCATAAAAAAGGCCAACGAGCTTTATGAGGATTATGAATTTGTTCACTCAAACTTGGACTTGTATTTCGAAAGTGTAAGAAAAGAAGTTAAAGATATCGATACTATAAAAGGCGAGCTTAGAAGTCAAACGACTGATGGTTGGTGGACTCTAAATTCGACATCATCTTCTAGATATTATCTAAAAAAATTCAACAAGACTTTGGAGATGAGACTTGAAGAAATCATCCAGCCACTTTTTACTCTATTTGTTAAAAAGGAAGACTATCCTAGCGAAAAGATTGATTATTTCTACAAAAATCTCATCAAAAATCATCCCCATGATAGCATATGCGCATGCTCTGTGGATTCGGTTCATGATGGCAATCTCAGACGC contains:
- a CDS encoding carbohydrate ABC transporter permease, with amino-acid sequence MQKVNKKKHFDPLEVSKGANIGLNIYLILLTISAILPFLFVFIISITDESTLAINGYSLFPEKISFDAYKLIFSSGSSIVQAYKVSIFITVVGVILALILTTLYAYALSRDDFEFKGFFTKVSTIPMLFSGGLVASYLVMTQFLGLRNSVWALILPLLLGTFNIIIMRTFFQTSIPKALIEAATIDGANEFQIFFKVVLPLSLPVLATIGLFLTLGYWNDWYNAMLYIDDLDKIPVQYLLIRIQNSTAFLASRGSQIGGVANQAMKTLPQETLRMAIVVITTAPIAITYPFFQRYFISGLTLGAVKE
- a CDS encoding ABC transporter substrate-binding protein; translation: MNLVKKFAYTSMALMLALGISACGNNDGNVEDENKTETSESVENKENKDDKKDKNAKDDEVPTLTYLNIGTPQAGTEETVSKINEYLDEKEAGYHLNLIFYDWGDYEQRLQLASSTGEDWDLAFTASWAGPYKTLVSQNALMDLTDLMEGKEFVDLINPDMLKGVSVDGKVYGIPAAYPGVVAANQFVWTKSMVDKYNIDYKNIQNIDQLEPIFEEVKEKEGMQYPFGVSKDFLFAMPEPVYQVTDGVAVREEDGKLKAYNLYADDLYKEQIMKMKDYMDKGYISPSAPQVEPGTVMPENEVLLTEGEGEPGSAAIWSVAPRNEVVSNIIGDKVLISNDKATGKMISINSQTDKAELAMDFINRMFTDKNLQDMLSYGVEGKNFEYKDGKVVKHNKDSDGIDNDYDVPSFTFLCAFNRTPLEGAPGIGDEEFDKEAKEFEDKLVASPVLGFTLDESKIATEIANVQQTQSEYTINLKTGAFDESYYQEFLDKLNTAGIEKVIEEVQAQLDNWEGADKQ
- a CDS encoding extracellular solute-binding protein; translation: MNLLKKLSISTLLVGLSLSLSSCTASDNKEKSKKASEELPTITYYDVGTPQEDTGEVVEAINEYLDKSDAGYHLNLQFFDWGEYEQRLQLASNAGDDWDIAFTANWSGPYKNLVEKGAFADITDLIDEKGQAIKDSLSEDVLKGASIEGRLYGAPAAAKNVVPGNYFVWNKAYVDKYKIDIDSVKTIKDLEPYLKEVKENEASVDYPFNIVSDFLLQTPTPQSEATPGVAVKEENGKLIAYNSWADPELKKQLDVLKDYMDKGYINPSAPQMNAGDGEEGDRWLVTKAEGGPDSDGIWSNSFKSEVISSPAGNKTIVTNQKATGSLAAINSQSEHKELAMDFLNRMYSDKELMRYLTYGIEGKHYDLVDGKVEKYEDTKYDVPAFTFLASENMTPLTTSEDSDTPEAKEKLDKFLENLEPSPILGFNFDRKSVESEAGNVEQTIFEYEKNLKTGAFDEDYYQEFLDKLNTAGIDKLIEEVQNQLDNWDRK
- a CDS encoding beta-N-acetylglucosaminidase domain-containing protein, whose protein sequence is MLEKRGLIEGFYGIPRSFEERMSMIGFLSDIDMNQYVYAPKDDPYHNVKWREPYPDEKLAEISELASLSKNKGVDFVWAIHPGQNLIDFNLYEEEIDKLFTKYDSLHKAGVTSFALCMDDIDRDLAYEQREFHLRLVKDILKKLKSYENEKLLFVHPWYNSAWIDEKGEEYFKLFRNLDNLEIMWTGYDVVVPITKTSQERFTEISQKEANIWFNWPVNDYLRDRIFMEIFEFYDSSEINYKSILTNPMNQAELSKISIYQIGEFAKDPAGFVPIESFKRALGYIDEKVASELFIIADSFFASGVYDRFEDKKYREDYEIGLAYRQKDFEKVKSLIDKKLVAIDSYFKNRTNDKLYMEVKPFFTSLSYLLAAVKAAIDKDFKKASSLYEKCGECKVKIYKEFSLDTIEYRKVKTSRVLMKIYEELMEEVEK